From one Candidatus Hydrogenedentota bacterium genomic stretch:
- the gyrA gene encoding DNA gyrase subunit A, with the protein MTTDRIKPIAIEQEMKNSFLDYSMSVIVSRALPDVRDGLKPVHRRILFAMHELGLSKNRAYRKSAAIVGETMGKYHPHGDSAIYDTLVRMAQPWNMRYPLVDGQGNFGSVDGDSAAAMRYTESRMESITALMLGDIEKQTVDMADNYDGSAREPSVLPSAIPNLLVNGSYGIAVGMATSCPPHNLTEVCNAVIHLIDNPDATAKELMRFVKGPDFPTGGIICGTAGIREAYLTGRGRITVRARVAVESKKDGGGKERLIVQEIPYQVNKSRLIESIADLVRAKTIEGITDLRDESDKDGMRVVIELRKGEEPEVVLNQLYKHTQLQATASVIMLALVNRTPRVLNLREMLFYYVQHRAEIIERRTRFDLRQAEDRAHIVEGLLKAIDHIDEVIAIIRSSADTEDAQARLTERFGFSVVQANAILAMRLRRLTGLEREELESEYRDLLKEIERLQHILSSDKTILAEVRREILEVRQKYGDERRTELLDELGEFRVEDLIADDNMVVTVSNLGYIKRLPVSTYRKQRRGGRGVAGMETKEEDFVKDLFIASAHQYMLFFTNRGRLYWRKVHELPKASRTARGRAIVNVLELAEGERVTAFLPVRDLNEENRFVFMVTRMGTVKKTALKAFSNPRNVGIIALDLDKGDELIEAQLTSGEDNILIATHDGLSIRFPETDVRPMGRTARGVIGIRLNREDFVVGVSLAKDEQTVLSVTENGFGKRTQVGEYRLQHRGGQGIINIKTTDRNGSVVGMMTVDDDDELVVVATDGVVIRTAVRDMRTIGRNTQGVKVMTPQPGAKVSAVARALGEKKEEEATESAPTEVDATEPNGNGMNSRASAADIEDDTCDEDDSE; encoded by the coding sequence ATGACTACGGACCGCATAAAACCCATCGCCATCGAGCAGGAGATGAAGAACTCCTTCCTGGACTACTCGATGAGCGTGATTGTGAGCCGGGCCCTGCCCGACGTGCGCGACGGCCTCAAGCCCGTCCACCGGCGCATCCTCTTCGCCATGCACGAACTGGGCCTCTCCAAGAACCGCGCCTACCGAAAATCCGCGGCCATCGTCGGCGAGACGATGGGCAAATACCACCCCCACGGCGACTCGGCCATCTATGACACCCTCGTGCGCATGGCCCAGCCGTGGAACATGCGCTACCCCCTCGTGGACGGCCAGGGAAACTTCGGCTCCGTGGACGGCGACAGCGCCGCAGCCATGCGGTACACCGAGTCCCGCATGGAGAGCATCACCGCCCTGATGCTCGGCGACATCGAAAAGCAGACCGTGGACATGGCGGACAACTACGACGGCAGCGCCAGGGAGCCGTCCGTCCTCCCCTCGGCCATCCCCAACCTGCTGGTCAACGGCTCCTACGGCATCGCCGTGGGCATGGCCACAAGCTGCCCCCCGCACAACCTCACCGAGGTCTGCAACGCCGTCATCCACCTGATTGACAACCCCGACGCCACGGCCAAAGAACTCATGCGCTTCGTCAAGGGGCCCGACTTCCCCACCGGCGGCATCATCTGCGGCACCGCGGGCATCCGCGAGGCCTACCTCACCGGCAGGGGGCGCATCACCGTGCGCGCCCGCGTCGCCGTCGAGAGCAAGAAGGACGGGGGCGGCAAGGAGCGGCTGATCGTCCAGGAAATCCCCTACCAGGTGAACAAGTCCCGCCTCATCGAGAGCATCGCCGACCTGGTGCGCGCCAAGACCATCGAGGGCATCACCGACCTGCGCGACGAGTCCGACAAGGACGGCATGCGCGTCGTCATCGAACTCCGCAAGGGCGAGGAGCCCGAGGTCGTCCTGAACCAGCTCTACAAGCACACCCAGCTCCAGGCCACCGCCAGCGTCATCATGCTCGCCCTGGTGAACCGCACCCCCCGCGTGCTCAACCTGCGCGAAATGCTCTTCTACTATGTCCAGCACCGCGCCGAAATCATCGAGCGGCGCACCCGCTTCGACCTGCGCCAGGCCGAGGACCGCGCCCACATCGTCGAGGGGCTGCTCAAGGCCATTGACCACATTGACGAGGTCATCGCCATCATCCGCTCCAGCGCGGACACCGAGGATGCCCAGGCCCGGCTCACCGAGCGCTTCGGGTTCAGCGTGGTCCAGGCAAACGCCATCCTCGCCATGCGCCTGCGCCGCCTCACCGGACTCGAGCGCGAGGAGCTGGAAAGCGAGTACCGCGACCTGCTCAAGGAGATCGAGCGGCTCCAGCACATCCTCTCCAGCGACAAGACCATCCTCGCCGAGGTCCGCCGCGAAATCCTCGAGGTCCGCCAGAAGTACGGCGACGAGCGCCGCACGGAGCTGCTGGACGAACTGGGCGAGTTCCGCGTCGAGGACCTCATCGCGGACGACAACATGGTCGTGACCGTGTCCAACCTCGGCTACATCAAGCGCCTCCCCGTGAGCACCTACCGCAAGCAGCGGCGCGGCGGCAGGGGCGTCGCGGGCATGGAAACGAAAGAGGAGGATTTCGTCAAGGACCTCTTCATCGCCTCCGCGCACCAGTACATGCTCTTCTTCACGAACCGGGGCCGCCTCTACTGGCGCAAGGTCCACGAGCTGCCCAAGGCCAGCCGCACCGCCCGCGGCCGCGCCATCGTCAACGTCCTCGAGCTCGCCGAGGGCGAGCGCGTCACCGCCTTCCTGCCCGTCCGCGATCTGAACGAGGAAAACCGCTTCGTCTTCATGGTCACCCGCATGGGCACCGTGAAAAAGACCGCCCTGAAGGCCTTCAGCAACCCCAGGAACGTCGGCATCATCGCCCTCGACCTCGACAAGGGCGACGAGCTCATCGAGGCGCAGCTCACCTCCGGAGAGGACAACATCCTCATCGCCACCCACGATGGGCTCTCCATCCGGTTCCCCGAGACCGACGTGCGGCCCATGGGACGCACCGCCCGCGGCGTCATCGGCATCCGCCTGAACAGGGAAGACTTCGTCGTCGGCGTCTCCCTCGCCAAGGACGAGCAGACCGTCCTCAGCGTCACCGAGAACGGCTTCGGCAAGCGCACCCAGGTCGGCGAGTACCGCCTCCAGCACCGCGGCGGCCAGGGCATCATCAACATCAAGACCACCGACCGAAACGGCAGCGTCGTCGGCATGATGACCGTGGACGACGACGACGAGCTCGTCGTTGTCGCCACTGACGGCGTCGTCATCCGCACCGCCGTCAGGGACATGCGCACCATCGGCCGGAACACCCAGGGGGTCAAGGTCATGACGCCCCAGCCCGGCGCGAAGG